TAATTTGGAAGGGCAGATTTCATTACGATTCACCCGCTTGCTTCTCCTGTTCAATTgctaaaaagggggggggggggggaagggaacagaaaaggagagaaaagaaaataaaataaagatcgAGAACCTGAAATGCATTCACTTGACAATTCCTATCGtttgtaaaaatatatgtgtgaaaaaaaaaaaatatatcgaaacagaaatgtaaataattgTAAATTACGCGCTACTAGGCGGCGGGTTCAGGCTCTGGCTGTCTGGCACAGCCACCGCCGCGTATCCTCCCTCCACCCcgcacccccggctccccccccccccgccgcccctctttgtctcctcccgcctccctccctccctccctcccttccctgcctccctccctgcctctccctgcctgcctgcccttcccCGGCGCCTGCCCGCACTCACTTTCTTTTGAAGGCAGCGGGTTTTTCTCTTGCGTCTCTGTCTTCTTCAATTTGGATTTGTCAAATTTCTCGATCTCGGCCATGTCTGGTTTGTCGGACATGTTGGCAGGTGACTCTGCGCGCACAAGGGAAGAGCCCGTTACCCCCGGCAAGGGCGAGGGGCTCCCCCGTTACCCCCCGGCAAGGGGCGAGGGGCTCCCCCGTTACCCCCGAACCCCCCTCCCCCGTTACCCCCCGGCACCCAAAACAGGGAGCCGCGCCCGCCGCGGGAGCCGAACGCTCAACGCATGCCGAAAAGAAGAGGCTTAATCCCcggcacattaaaaaaaaaaaaaaaaaacagtaataataatattatttttttttaaaaaagtattatttaatcCAGCACCAAAGGCAGCGCAgctcgccgcccgccgccgccgggggcaACTCCCAGTATTTGCGCGCTGCGGAGTACAATAGAGGGGAAGCGCCCGCCGCTGGCCGCGTTTTTAACTCGTTAAGAGGAAAatcaattagaaaaataaagcccGGGGACGGCAACAAAGCCGGCTTTGCAAAGCTGCACGCCACCGCCCTGCAGCGCCGCGGCCCCCAGACAATAAGCCCCCCCAAACAATAGTGTTCCTCCCCTGGACCatagccgccccccccccccccgcccccccccaggacaaTATCCCCcgcgccctgccctgccctgccggggtgcCGGGCAGGGGTTCGTCCTGCCCGAGCTTGGGGACcccggaggggtgggggggaagggggtggggggggtctagggtaggggggtgggggtggcgggACCCACCGGTGTCGCCGCGCGGTGATGCTCAGCCCCGCCgctcgctgctgccgccgctccgCACGCCAGTATAAAGGGCGCTCGCTGGCGGGGCGGTTTTATCCCCGCGCCTATGCAAATGACGGTGATGTCACCCGCTAAACCATTTTGCCGCTTTCcgccttttttctcttttttttttttttctccccccccccgccccttccttcccctccctccgccgcccagccctccctccccccgcgcACACACAGCTACATACACACAcggacgcacacacacacccttaAAGCTGAAAATCGCcccggtccctgtccccgtcccggtACCGGTCGGCGGGAGGTACCCCCGGGACGATCCGGGGGGGGAAAGGtgggggggccctgcctctggctcCCCGACCCCCGCCCTGCCTCACCGCACCGGACCTGGGGCGCgtccggggcgggggcgggcaggggtaGGAGCGGGGACGGGGGCACAGTGGGacgggagggcagggggggcagcGGGACAGGAGGGCCGGTGGACAGGAGGGTCGGGGGGACGTAGGGCAGGGGGGCAggaaggcaggggcaggaggggcgtggggcagggggacaggaaagcaggggcagggggacggcggggacggggggacaggggcagccgCCGGCGACTTTCCGCAGCGGCGGAGCGCTGTGCTGGGTTTGAGCCGCGGGGTGGTTTTGCTTCAGCTCTCTGTGTGCCCCCTCTCCCGGTTGTGCAATATCAGCTCGGTCATTCTGTCACTCGAATTTCCGCATTTAGAAGGAAAAGACGAAACCCTCGTCCCTTCGGATCTCCGGGAGCtgttccccccttttccccctccccgcttccccttCCCCCGCTGCAACCCTgctgcaagaagagaaaaatcccattgcTGTCCTTGCAACCCTCCTGCGAGGAAAGAATAAAATCCCACTGCTGTCCttgcaagaaaaggaagaacgCCCTCCCACCCTGCACGCCCCCAGGCCAGTCCATGCCATGCGGTGGTGCCGGTCCGGCAGACAATGGCTACGGCCAGAAGCCACCTggccctggctcccagccccgctccccagcagcgggTTGCCCCCGGCGAGGCATCCCTCGCCCGGCCCTGGCTTGCCTGCGGCTGAGGGCAGGATggccggggatggggatggacatggggatggggatggacatggggatggggccaggtccgccgcctccccgcgccgccgggcTCCCCAAGTCCCCACCGGCCGCCTCCGGGAATTCCAACAGCAAACCATCAAAGCAACAAAACCGGCAATCGGTCCTAAAACCGGCGTAATCTAGCTGGAGGGGCAACTGCTGTCGGGTAGGGGGCAGAAAGGGGCGTATGGCACGGGTGACTCTTATTTCTGCATTTACAGCGTTGGGTAGTAAACTGAATTATTCAAGCGAAAGCACAGAAAGAtgaagggggggtgtgtgtgtatctgtgcaTGTGCGTGTGGCTGAATGACAAGGAGTCGGGGAAATCTCTGCGCCTTTgtctggcagcagctctgcaagggagCGGAGGCACGCTTGCTTTCAGGGTGTGTGGTGGGCCAGGAGCTGGCGTGTGGGAATTAActtaatttctgctgcttctgggacATCTGTATGGAAAACGTGTAGCGTATTGCTCCttgctccctgccctccagcagggTATCTGATGCGAGGGTGATTGGTGATGAATTAAAAGCCCCGAGTCACAAATGGTATTAATACATGCAAGGAGAACTGTAAATATGTTTCCATAAAttccctggggatgctgcttcCTCTGTTTCATGGCTATCCTCTCCCCCTTGGCTAGCCATTTTTCATAACATTTCCAGAGCTGTAATTTCAAGGGGGTGAAATCTTGTCCCCACAGCAATCCCAATACTTGCAATAGTGAACCAGGATTTCCAGTCGGCCCAGAGTCTTCCTAAAGCCCAGCTCCTTCACATTTGGAGATGTGGTGTATAAAGTTTGGTTTATTTCTCTAGTTCATGAGCGCCTCCAAAATGAAGATGAATGCAGTATAGCACTGAGACCGGTGGCGTGAACTGAGTATTCCTATGAGCCAGGGACTGTGCGAGACTGGAGGCCAAAGGAATCTCTTCGGAAAGAAATGGCAAGGAATATACCATATCATTTGAGAATACTTACAGATTTTCATAATAACAGTATTAAAAGCATTCCCGAGGGATCTTCTGTGTTGAATACCAGCTAACTCTGCTAGCTTTTGAGCAAGTTCTGTAAAATGAGTTTATGGCCTTTTACTGCTTCAATGCTTTTGAGCATCGAACCTCGCGACTAAGAATTGTGAAATTTCACTGACGATCAGTTCATCAGCATCCCCAATGATGTTACAGCCTCAGACTTTTCAGTTTCACCAAAGACTTTTTGGCTTCTTAAGCGAGGttacatttaatataaatattttttaggatttttctcctctgtggcTACCGTAGTCATTCATCCATGTATATGAGCAAATCAGTGTGCTCCTGACCTGAGTGTGGGAAATGcactcctgaaattaaaaaacagtGAATGTTTGTGGAACTTGGGTCTGATTTGTCAGAAGCTGCTTGTCCAGTAGCTGAACTGCCTTCTTTCGTTTCTGCTTGTTTTGGGACAGAGCCCCAGATCCCTTAAATCAGAGTTAACCCACAGCCTTAGATGGAGCTTTGCAGCTGTGTGCAACCAGGCCCCTGTGTTGAGTTTAGATTCAATTACGGTTCTGAGAGACGGAGACAAATACAAGATTTAcgtttttgctgcttctctgcctTCCTATACCTCCTTTCTGGTGGATTAATACTGAGATAGTCATAGTATCTTAGAAATGTCACATATACTTACCACGTATGTGAAGCCAGTATTGTTCCAGTGAAGCAAAATGAGGGAGCTGCTTTTTGGTGGCAGGACATAAGCTAATTTCTTGAAAAGTAAATCCTCTTTATAGCAGTTTGTAGTAGTGGTATAGCTACAGAAATTGCCTATTTCCATGTCCTTTTATGTTTGCCTCTTTTTGTTGCAATTTGGAGAATGCGAGGAAGGTACGTGTTCATACAAGACTGCCCCATGTTATGGAACTTCTGGGGATAACAAACTCCCAAGCACACTTGGATGGGGCAGAGCTAACATCCTCAATAAATGTCCTAGGCCACATGATGCAAAGGACAGCTAGCTTAGGACTTCTTATTTCAGATATTGAtaagctgctcttttttttttttttattgctttattggGTTTTACATCAGCAGTTTCTTATcgtgattatttaaaaaaatttcagtcAACAACTATTTGGTGGTGTggtacccacccccccccccccccccccccacccccccccccccgctagaTATGCGCTCTCTCGGGCATTTGCATGTTAAAGGAGAGCACTTTTCAGCACATTGCTGATCCCATTTGCAAGAAGGAAATTGGACCCTCACTAACATAGTTTTCAGCTGACACCTCTGAGGGTTTGAACTAGAGCAAGGCTGCAAGTTCTTTCTTGCCTTCTAGGAAATTCACCTAGTAGGAAAGGTAGTAAGTGGCAGACCATGGTTCTTGCATCTCCTTTGTGCGTCCGCATTGGAAGCCTTGTAAAATACATGAACGCTCCTTTTCCAGGTAAGTATGTACTGCTCTCGTTTGCGAAAATGTCGTGATAAAAAACTTGCTGAAGGCCGTGCAGTGGGGGCTTAATCAGATATTAACAGATGTCAGTGAAAGTGTCTGTATCTCAAATGGACTTCACTGGGCTTTTCCTTGAGCTCTGTTTGAAGAATGTTTTGAAACATGATGAGGAGCACAAACCTTCTAACCTTATGCTAATTCTGCCATAGAGTctatgcatttattaaaaaaaaaaaaaagaaaagtaattaggGGAACATGAAATGTCTGCGATAAAGCACCCGCGATTAATTCCCATTTCAGCTTATTATTCATAGGCACATCAGACGACtagtaagataaaaataaactcTGTATGTAAATTTCTCGATcatatggaaaataaattaaaggaagagAAGCCAAGTGATTGTTTTCCAGGTCTCAGTTTCACATGTGAAATCTTCTTTTCACAGGCTTGACTCTCTGAGAGGGAATTCTCTCTCTCACTCCATATACCGCTGGAGGAAACAGGGGCTGGCAGTGATCCGAAAGGAAGAGACAATCAATCAATCCCTTTGGGCAGTTTCTTGGTGCactgcctccctgccagcagcagaagggTGTTGGCGGTGACATCAGGGTTTGGGTGGTCAGTTGTTCAAACATCAGAGCGCAATATTTGTGGTGTGTCACATCCCaccaaaggggggaaaaaaaaaaaaaagggtaatggATTCGTGGAGCAACCTGTTTAAAATAAGAGCCTTCCCATCCCCTCCTCAGCTTAATTTCAGAAGAGGAATTGCAAAATGCTGGACAGATTCTGGAACTAATTGGCTTTACAAGTAGCGGCATTTCCTTTTTCACGTAGGgaactttcctttctttttttacaatGGGAACTTTGCAACAGGTCGTGACTTTAAGAAGGTAGTGGTTGTGGGAGAGGAGAAGCCAGGCTGGGAAGCTCAGGTTGCTGCAGGGGAAGCCAAATACCCTGGAATAGCAGATGCTCCTCTCCCACACCAAtctgcctggctctgctttccctgcctgccttATACCCGTAAACAATACAGGAAGAGCATTGAGCCTGTCTTTTAATGCACGCAGAAAGCTGTGGCAAAGCAACAGTTTGGAAGGTAGGCTGTTTGACACTCTGCCTGCACACAGTCAATGACAAAGCAAAGAATATGAGGCCTTCAGCTGCGGTTTCCAGCTTTTGAAGGATGCTAAGAATTTATTGTCGTccttttctgaaatttcagtAAATGGAGAGGAAGTGTGTTTCCAACTTTGAGAAAGGTACCTTTAAGTTTGCAGGGAACCAGCAAGCTTTTAGTTATTTGTCTTGTGCGTTTTACGCAGAGAATATTTTGCAAAGCTCTGTGAAGTAAAAGTGTCCAAACTACCTCTTTTGGCTGAAGTTCCTTGTTGCCAGATGCGTGTGCAAACACTAGGTTTAAAAGCTCTGTCTAGAAACAGTGGTTGCTTTGCAAAGCAAGTGAGAGAACTGAAAACAATACCCTAGCACATCTCCCGCCTGAGGAAGGCATCTCTGTGCCAAATTTTCACAGGTGCTTGCCATCACTTTCTGAATTTTGCagcaacttttctttcttctcgCTTATATGAGTAAAAACAATGATTTTGAAAGTGTGTAAGTGACAACATCAGCATAATGCATCACAAAAGCATGATGAATCATTTCTTCTGGTGCAACTCAGCAACCCCTTGATCCCCCAGCGTTAGGCTTCTCTTGAGTAAAACTGCAAATTATACGGCCTGTGCATGGGTGTCAACAGAGATTACAAACAGAAATCTCAGGCAAATGGAGAGACCAGATTTTTATGTTACCATTGAATATGGGTTTCTTTCAATGCAAAGATAAAGCTAGATATACATGCAAAATACTGTGGTCTCTATTCAACGTACAAACAGGTCCATATGTACAAAAGACAAGGCGGCCATTCTTATCGGAATTCCATTGAAAAAGGGATGACCAAAGTAAACACGCAGAATGAAACAGTGACTAATAGCGTCAAACCGCCCAGGCTATTGTATGGGCTTTGGCAGTCCCTTTGGGGATCGCCAATCCACTTGCTCATAAGAAAGAGCCCAGAGATAGGGAAATACCCATCAGTGAACATCCCCAGGATGCCCATGCTATGTCCTGTACTCACGGATGAGTTGCAGAGCAACAAAATGTACCTGACATCACTAATGAGGCAAATTATGTTCTTCCAACAGTGGGGTTCCCTCCCTCCAGAGCTGACATTCTCATGACATAACTTGACGGGATACAGAAGAGTAGCGTAAGCCACTATGCATGAGCATACAGCAGGATTAGTTTATTTAGCTTGGAAAATAGCGCT
Above is a window of Larus michahellis chromosome 1, bLarMic1.1, whole genome shotgun sequence DNA encoding:
- the TMSB4X gene encoding thymosin beta-4; this translates as MSDKPDMAEIEKFDKSKLKKTETQEKNPLPSKETIEQEKQAGES